A DNA window from Impatiens glandulifera chromosome 7, dImpGla2.1, whole genome shotgun sequence contains the following coding sequences:
- the LOC124909996 gene encoding ultraviolet-B receptor UVR8-like, translating into MGNNWKQALNFLRSVEESSSDIVQSKLRSGNYIKVIAGILFTIVLKDYSVYISGTHSLCGLLLDKYVKYGRVDSFTRINFDKLLSSSSSCHVDNILVYDVSALYRHAAFITQSGEVFTCGNNSSGCCGDGGGGGGGDIDNRILRPRLVEGALKGIPCKQVVVGYKFTVFLTRDGRVYTCGRNNHSQLGHGDSVDRPTPTIVESLVDCVVVQVSAGLTFTLAVTSDGNLYSFGSGEDDGCLGHGVEQNELRPRLVDFFKRRDIHILRVSAGLSHVVALDSSGLVYTWGRGVTGQLCNGGYINHLSTPHLVNHLKSQIAIQDKHCYSRMMELVKILKKEK; encoded by the exons ATGGGCAACAACTGGAAGCAAGCATTGAATTTCTTGCGTTCTGTTGAAGAATCCTCCTCAGATATTGTTCAGAGTAAATTAAGATCAGGTAATTATATAAAGGTGATAGCAGGAATTCTTTTTACAATTGTGTTGAAGGATTATTCGGTGTACATTTCGGGTACTCATTCTTTGTGTGGCCTTTTATTGGATAAGTATGTCAAGTATGGACGGGTTGACTCGTTTACTCGGATTAACTTTGACAAGcttttatcatcatcatcatcatgtcaTGTGGATAATATACTAGTCTATGACGTCTCTGCCCTGTACCGTCATGCTGCTTTTATTACGCAATCAGGAGAGGTTTTTACATGTGGTAACAATTCGTCGGGTTGCTGTGGGGATGGCGGTGGCGGTGGCGGTGGTGACATTGACAATCGCATCCTTAGACCTCGGCTTGTGGAAGGCGCATTGAAGGGAATCCCTTGCAAACAAGTTGTAGTCGGTTATAAATTCACTGTGTTTCTTACAAGAGATGGACGAGTATATACTTGTGGGAGAAACAATCACAGTCAGCTTGGTCATGGTGATAGCGTGGATAGACCGACACCTACCATAGTAGAATCGCTAGTAGATTGTGTAGTAGTTCAAGTTTCAGCtggtctaactttcacattagCTGTAACTAGCGATGGCAACTTGTATTCATTCGGCTCGGGCGAGGACGATGGGTGTTTGGGTCACGGAGTTGAGCAGAATGAGCTACGCCCTCGTCTGGTTGACTTCTTTAAAAGAAGGGACATTCACATTCTTAGAGTCTCTGCAGGACTTAGTCATGTTGTAGCTCTCGATTCTAGTGGATTG gttTATACTTGGGGGAGAGGTGTAACAGGGCAGTTGTGTAATGGAGGTTATATAAACCATCTTAGCACACCACATTTAGTGAACCACCTCAAGAGTCAGATTGCTATacag GATAAGCATTGCTACTCGCGGATGATGGAGCTtgttaaaatcttgaagaagGAGAAGTAG